GCATATGAGGTTTGCAACGATCCTAACGTCATCCTCTTTCATGCCCCTTGTCGTTACGGCTGGGGTGCCGAAGCGAACGCCGCTGGTGATCCTTGGGGACTTGGTGTCGTAGGGGATGACGTTCTTGTTGGCTGTAATTCCGGCCCTGTCAAGGGCGATGGCCGCCGCGTCTCCGGTCAGTCCATTATGCCCGACGTCGATCAAGAAAAGGTGGTTATCCGTGCCGCCGGAGACGAGCCTGAATCCCCTGTCCTTGATAACATCGGTCATCGCCTTTGCGTTTGCCACTATCTGTTTCTGATAGTCTACAAAATCGGGCTCCATCGCCTCTTTAAAGGCGACGGCCTTGGCGGCGATGATATGCATGAATGGCCCGCCCTGGGATCCCGGGAAGACGAGGGAATCGATCTTCTTTGCGTATTTCGATTTGCACATTATTATCCCGCCCCTGGGGCCCCTCAGCGTCTTATGATTGGTTGTGGTTACGAAATCGCTTACGGGAACGGGTGTGTTGTGAATTTTGGCCACCACAAGCCCCCCTATGTGGGCTATGTCGGCCATGTGCATGGCCCTGGCCTCTTCGGCTATCTCCCCGAACTTGGAAAAATCTATCTCCCTTGGGTAGGAGCTCGCACCGGATATGATCAGCTTCGGCTTGTGCTCCTTTACCTTTTTCCATACATCGTCGAAATCGATCCGCTCCGTCTCTTTGTCCACCGAATAGAAGACAATATTAAAGAGCTTTCCCGACAGGTTTACGGGATTTCCATGGCTCAAATGGCCCCCGTGGCTCAGGTTCATACTCAAGACCGTATCGCCGATATCGAGGACCGAAAACAATACGGCCAGATTGGCCTGCGTTCCCGCGTGCGGCTGGACGTTTGCATACTCACAGCCGAAGAGCTTCTTGGCGCGATCAATGGCGATGGTCTCGACCTCATCCACATGCTGACAACCGCAGTAATACCTCGCACCTGGATACCCCTCGGCATATTTATTTGTCATAACGGAGCCGGACGCCTCGAGTACGGCCTTGCTGGCGTAGTTCTCCGATGCTATAAGAATTATATTATTCTTCTGCCTATTAATCTCTCTTTCAAGTATATTATAAACATCCGGATCACATTCCTTAAGACCAGTACTAAACACTTTTTTATACCCCCGTTTATTTGAGAATTATACTATCGATCTTGTCTATCCTCCTTTTGTGTCTCCCCCCGTCAAAGGATTCCTTCAGAAATACTTTCAGGATCTCCTTTGCCAACTCGAAACCTGTTACCCTCCCTCCCAAAACAAGGATATTCGCGTCGTTGTGGTTTCTCGCCATTTTTGCCATGAATTCATTCCAGGCAACGGCTGCCCTTATCCCTTTATACCTGTTGGCGGCTATGCTCATCCCTATTCCCGTGCCGCAGATTAAGACCCCGAGCTCGGCCTCTCCCTTAAGTATTAGACCGACCGCTTTCTTCGCAAAATCGGGATAGTCGCTTGACTCCGTTGAATTAGTCCCCACATCCAGGACTTCAATCCCGCTTTTTTTAAGCTCCTCAACGATTATCGTCTTAAGGTCCAGACCGCCGTGATCCGAACCTACGGCAACCTTCATCATCGCACCATTACATCTTATCGTTAATATACGTTATGGCGTCTTGAACCGAGACTATCTTCTCGGCGTCTTCATCCGAGATCTCAATATCGAATTCGTCCTCGATCGTCATTATCATCTCAACGATGTCAAGAGAATCCGCTCCCAGATCATCGATGAACGAAGCCTCAAGCTGGATCTCGTCTTTATCCAAACCAAGCTGATCCGAGATTATCTCGATTACCCTCTCTTCTACAGATGCCATTTTCTTACCTCCTTAAAATCTGAAATTACATATATAGTCCGCCGTTAACACTAATAACTTGTCCGGTTATGTAATCGGCGTATTTTGATACAAGAAAACACACAGCGTATGCGACCTCCTTGGGCGTTCCCATTCTTCCGCAGGGGATTTTTGATATTATCGTTTCCCGGGCGTCATCGGGAAGAGACATCGCCATGTCTGTATCGATTAAACCCGGCGAGACGGCGTTTACCGTTATATTCCTTGGCGCAAACTCCCTCGCGATCGACTTGGTCAGGGCGATTACGCCGGCCTTGGATGCGGAGTAATTCGCTTGGCCCGGGTTTCCGTACTGCCCGGCCACCGATGTCAGGTTCACTATCCTCCCCCACCTCGCCTTTATCATGGGTCTTATCACCGCCTTGGTCAGTATAAAGACGCCTCTCAGGTTTGTATCGAGAACCTCATCCCAATCGGCCTGCTTCATTAAGGCAAATGCGTTGTCCCTTGTAAGGCCGGCATTGTTTATAAGAATATCTATATTTTTTACATCTTTTAGGATAATCTTTACGGATTCTCCCACCTCCTCGAGATTTGCCACGTCAAACTTCACCGTCTCGGCCTTTCCCCCTCCCCTCTCGATCTCTTCCTTGACCGCCCTTGCGGCGTCCTCGCTCCTGTTGTAATTTATGTAAACGAAGGCGCCCCTTTCCGCAAGCTCCCTTGCGATCTCGGCCCCTATCCCCCTCGATGCCCCGCTCACCAGCGCCGTTTTTCCTTCAAGATTTAAAATTTCAGCCACCCCACTACAGTCTTAACGGTTAAAAATCCGCGGTCACCCACGCCCTCTTCCCATAATATTCCATTAATATTCCATCTACATTCTATACATATCTTTTGTTTTTGCAATAGCGTTTTTACAACAACTATTGCAATATCTTTTCTATTGTAATATCTTTTGCTATTGATATTTTTTTTCCACTTCTTTAAGGGAGTATAGATCGCCGACACTCGATATCCCCGCCTTCCTGTCGATCCTCTTTACAAGACCGGAGAGGACCCTGCCGGGCCCTATCTCTATGAAATCGGTGATACCGTCATCTATCATATATTTAACGCTCTCCTCCCACCTTACAGGGGAAACAAGCTGCTTAACAAGGAGGTCTTTGGTCTCCCCTCCCCCTGGGTGCGGGTGCGCCGTCACATTCGATATGACCGGGAGATCGAGATTCCCTAACTCCAAATCTTTGAGCTCCTCGGCGAGGATTTCTGACGCTCCCTTCATCAGCGGTGAATGGGATGGGACGCCTACCTTTAAAATAACCGCCTTCTTGGCGCCCCTCTCCGTAGCCAGCTCAACCGCCGCCGCAACCGCCCCCCTGTGGCCCGATATGACCACCTGCCCCGGGGCGTTGTAGTTCGCCGCTACCACAAGGCCGTTTTCTTTCTGCTCGTTAGCTTCAAACACCTCGCTCACAAGCTTATCCACGTCATCCCTGTCTAAACCCAGAATCGCGGCCATTCCCCCCTCCTCCTCGGAAACTGCCTCCTCCATTATCTTGCCCCTCTTTCCCACTATGGAAAGCCCGCCTTGAAAATCAAACGCCCCTCCGTAAAAGAGGGAAGTGTATTCTCCCAGGCTATGCCCGGCCGTCGATGCCACCTTGACGTCACTCCCCACGCCCGCCTCCCTCATGGCGTAGAGTATCGCAGCGGACACCGTAAAGACGGCGGGCTGGGTTATAGCGGTCCTGTTCAGCTCATCCTCCGGCCCCTCGAAAACGATTCTCTTGAGGTCGATATGGAGGCTGTCGGAGGCCTCTTCAAATACGAGCCTGGCGGATTTGAAATTCTCGTAAATATCTTTGCCCATCCCCACAAACTGTGAGCCCTGCCCCGGAAATATATACGCAATTTGAGCCACCTGTTTTTCCTTAAACCATTAAAAGTGACCCCACAACCCCCCTCGGCCCTCTATCCGATTAAATCCCAAACAATATCAGCGTTTACCAACCCCTACGAGATATCAAAGAGATCGACATTGGACTCCAAAAAATCTTCCCCTCCCTCATCCCTCAATGACATCCGATCCTTGGAACCAAATAATTTCCCCAACACCCCTTTCCTCAACAGACCCCGATCCTTGAACCCTCAAAAAATCTCTCAATTCCCTTTCCCTTAAAAACCCTGACCATTGAACCCCTAAGTATATCTCTCCCACCCCCCCCCCAACCCTCTCCCCCAAAACCCCACGGAGACTAAACCTCGTGAATCTCAACCACCTCACGGTCTTTATAATAACCGCATTTGGGACACACGTTATGGGGCGGTTTCATCTCCCCGCAGTTCGGACACAAGGAACGCGCCGGCTTTTTAAGGGCCTGCTGTGACTTCCTCTTGTCCCGTCTCGATCTCGAATGCTTTCTTCTTGGAACAGCCATATTTATTTTCTTCCTTTTTTATTGGTTATTGATTACTCAATTATAAGATTCTTAAGCTTTGCAAACCTTATGTCTACTTCCTTGTCCTTACAGTCACATCTCTCGATATTCAGGTTTTTCCCGCAGACCCCGCAAAGCCCCTGGCATTCCTTCCTGCAAAGCGGCTTTACCGGGATATGAATGGCGATCTGCTCTGTAATCGTCAGCCCCAAGTCTATTCTTTCGCCCGAAAAGAAGCTGTACTCGAGCTCCTTTTGCGTCAGCTCTTTTTCCTTATCCCTGTCCTTTGCGTCGTCTCTCGTTAGGACGCTTCTGAACACAATATTGAATTCATAGTCGAACGGCTCCGCGCACCGGCTGCAGGTCAACTCCGCCGTAGTCACGATTTGACCCTTCACTATCACGCTCCGGCCGGACCTGAAAAGATTTATCCAACAGTAAAAACCGTTCGAGAACTTGAGATAAGGATCATTGAGAATCCCCAAGAGCTGGTCCTGCCATGATCGCCCATCGATAACAGTGTGAACGTCAAGGGGTACTAAATCCTTGCTCCACTCCAGGCCCTCATTTGCATCATCACCCCTATCCCCCTCTCTCCGTTGGCCGGGAATGTCTACCGACATCCCCCCC
The DNA window shown above is from Candidatus Zymogenus saltonus and carries:
- a CDS encoding serine hydroxymethyltransferase produces the protein MFSTGLKECDPDVYNILEREINRQKNNIILIASENYASKAVLEASGSVMTNKYAEGYPGARYYCGCQHVDEVETIAIDRAKKLFGCEYANVQPHAGTQANLAVLFSVLDIGDTVLSMNLSHGGHLSHGNPVNLSGKLFNIVFYSVDKETERIDFDDVWKKVKEHKPKLIISGASSYPREIDFSKFGEIAEEARAMHMADIAHIGGLVVAKIHNTPVPVSDFVTTTNHKTLRGPRGGIIMCKSKYAKKIDSLVFPGSQGGPFMHIIAAKAVAFKEAMEPDFVDYQKQIVANAKAMTDVIKDRGFRLVSGGTDNHLFLIDVGHNGLTGDAAAIALDRAGITANKNVIPYDTKSPRITSGVRFGTPAVTTRGMKEDDVRIVANLICDVLDDIEDETVISKTRGAVNELLKDFPIYK
- the rpiB gene encoding ribose 5-phosphate isomerase B, with amino-acid sequence MKVAVGSDHGGLDLKTIIVEELKKSGIEVLDVGTNSTESSDYPDFAKKAVGLILKGEAELGVLICGTGIGMSIAANRYKGIRAAVAWNEFMAKMARNHNDANILVLGGRVTGFELAKEILKVFLKESFDGGRHKRRIDKIDSIILK
- the acpP gene encoding acyl carrier protein, whose translation is MASVEERVIEIISDQLGLDKDEIQLEASFIDDLGADSLDIVEMIMTIEDEFDIEISDEDAEKIVSVQDAITYINDKM
- the fabG gene encoding 3-oxoacyl-[acyl-carrier-protein] reductase; its protein translation is MAEILNLEGKTALVSGASRGIGAEIARELAERGAFVYINYNRSEDAARAVKEEIERGGGKAETVKFDVANLEEVGESVKIILKDVKNIDILINNAGLTRDNAFALMKQADWDEVLDTNLRGVFILTKAVIRPMIKARWGRIVNLTSVAGQYGNPGQANYSASKAGVIALTKSIAREFAPRNITVNAVSPGLIDTDMAMSLPDDARETIISKIPCGRMGTPKEVAYAVCFLVSKYADYITGQVISVNGGLYM
- the fabD gene encoding ACP S-malonyltransferase, giving the protein MGKDIYENFKSARLVFEEASDSLHIDLKRIVFEGPEDELNRTAITQPAVFTVSAAILYAMREAGVGSDVKVASTAGHSLGEYTSLFYGGAFDFQGGLSIVGKRGKIMEEAVSEEEGGMAAILGLDRDDVDKLVSEVFEANEQKENGLVVAANYNAPGQVVISGHRGAVAAAVELATERGAKKAVILKVGVPSHSPLMKGASEILAEELKDLELGNLDLPVISNVTAHPHPGGGETKDLLVKQLVSPVRWEESVKYMIDDGITDFIEIGPGRVLSGLVKRIDRKAGISSVGDLYSLKEVEKKYQ
- the rpmF gene encoding 50S ribosomal protein L32, which produces MAVPRRKHSRSRRDKRKSQQALKKPARSLCPNCGEMKPPHNVCPKCGYYKDREVVEIHEV
- a CDS encoding DUF177 domain-containing protein, with amino-acid sequence MDLLLIKVDEIPEGGMSVDIPGQRREGDRGDDANEGLEWSKDLVPLDVHTVIDGRSWQDQLLGILNDPYLKFSNGFYCWINLFRSGRSVIVKGQIVTTAELTCSRCAEPFDYEFNIVFRSVLTRDDAKDRDKEKELTQKELEYSFFSGERIDLGLTITEQIAIHIPVKPLCRKECQGLCGVCGKNLNIERCDCKDKEVDIRFAKLKNLIIE